GTGGCGCTCGGTACCATCCTGCTGCCGAGCCTGTCGCGTGCCCATGCCGACGGCGATGGCGCGGAGTATTCCGCACTGCTGGACTGGGGCCTGCGTCTGACGTTCCTGCTCGCGATGCCGAGCGCTGTCGGGCTCTTTGTCTATGCCGAGCCGCTGACCGCTACGCTCTATCAATATGGCCGTTTCGATGCGACCGACGTCACGATGACGGCGCACGCGCTCACGGCCTACGGCGTGGGGCTGGTCGGTCTGATTCTCATCAAGATTCTGGCACCGGGCTTCTATGCCAAGCAGGACATCAAGACGCCGGTGAAGATTGCCGTCGTCGTGCTGATTGCCACGCAGCTCTCGAACGTGCTGTTCGTGCGCTGGTTTGCCCATGCCGGGCTGTCGCTGTCGATCGGTGTCGGGGCGTGCATGAATGCCGCGCTCCTGTTCGCCGGACTGTATAAGCGCGGCATCTATCGACCGGCGCCCGGCTGGCGGTTGTTCTTCGTGCAATTGCTGGGGGCGTGCCTGCTCCTGGCGGGCGTGCTGCTGTGGTTCACCCAGAGTTTCGATTGGGTCGCGCTCGGCGCGCGGCCGCTTTCGCGCATTGCGCTGCTTGGCGCCAGTCTGGTCCTATGCGCCGTAGTGTATTTCGGGGCATTATTCCTCATGGGTTTCAATTTCTCGTTCTTCCGTCGACGCACTCGCTAAGGCTTCATTAGCGCACGGCCGACGCGGCAGAATTCACGGATACCGCATGGCAAATCGAATGCTCGAGTATTTTGCTGCGCTGGTTGCGTCCGACGACGGCTTGCCGCTGACCGAAGCGGCCATCGCCATCGCGCAAGACGTTTATCCGGATCTCGACGTGCAGGACACGCTGACCCAAATCGATGCGCTTGCCGCACGTCTGGCCAAGCGCCTGCCGCCGGATGCCGGGCCGCTGCAAAAGCTCCAACTGCTCGACCATTACTTCTTCCGCGAGCTCGGGTTCTCCGTCAATCAGAACGACTATTACGATCCCGACAACAGCCATCTGCATGTCGTGCTGGATCGTCGTCGCGGCATTCCTATCTCGCTGGCCGTGCTTTGCATGGAAATCGGCCACCAGATCGGCCTGCCGCTGCGCGGCCTGTCGTTCCCCGGCCATTTTCTGCTGCGGCTCGCCGTGCCTGCCGGTGACGTGGTCATCGATCCGATCTCGGGCAACTCCCTCTCGCCGCAACGGTTGCTTGAAATGGTCGAGCCGTATCTGAAGCACTATCGCGACGAAAGCGCCGAGCCGATTCAGGAACTGGCATTGTGGGCGCTGTTACATCCGTTTCTGGAGCCTGCGACCCCGCGCGAAATCCTTGCCCGGATGCTGCGAAACCTGCGCGCCATCTACACGCAGAGCGAACGATGGGAACGTCTGCTGGCGGTGCAAGAGCGCATGGTGCTGGTCTTGCCCGACCAGCCCATCGAGAAGCGGGATCGTGGGCTGGCTTATGCGCGTCTCGGACTGGTGCGTCCGGCGCAGGACGATCTTGAGCTTTATCTGGGCAAGCGTCCCGATGCAGAAGACGCCGACGCCATCCGGCAGGTGCTCGACGATCTGAGTCGCCGCCCAGGCAGCCACGGGTAATAAGGGCCAGTCGCCCCTTTTGTTTTGCCGAATAAAAAACGCCAGCCCTGTCGGCTGGCGTTTCGACCGTTTCGATCGTTTCGACCTTTTGTGTCGATGATTTCACACCGACTGTGCAGCAAGCTCCTGAACCCGCCGTTGCAAGCCCGGTTTGTAACCGAAATGGAAGAACACTTCGGCCATCAGGAACATCGGTGCGATAAAGATCTGGAACAGATTGTCGAGCAGCGCGGGCTTACGGCCCTCGAAATGATGCCCGATCAGTTGAACGATCCAGCCCCCGAGGAACAGCACACCAAAAACCGTCAGCGCCCACGGCCACGGCAGTCTGGCCAGGTGCTGCGTCACGGCCAGCAACACGGCGAAAAAGGCGGTCATCGCCAGCGCCAGCGGGACATCGAGCAGGAAGTAGTACATCAGCAGTACCAGCACGATCACATGCGTGGCATTCAGGCCACTCGGGCCAAGCGGCACCCACGAGAACGCTTGCATCACGGCAAGGATAATCATGGGAACGCCAAAGAAATGGGTGAGACGATTCTTGGGACTGCGGTGATAGCGCTGGTAAAACGACATCTGTTGCGCCAGTGATTTCATGCCAGCCTCCTGCCTCGGGGACGGGGACACTGCTTGGGCGCCGGCGACGGAACCGGCGTCTGCGCCGGCCGCAACAGGCGGCCGGCATTCCATTGTAGTCACAGTCGGAACGACATTTTGCTGCGCCGCGTCAAAGTGACGCTGCGCGCAAATCGGTCGTCGGCGGGCGAGCTGTCCTATTTCGGCTGCATGCGAATTGCGCCATCGAGCCGAATGACTTCGCCGTTGAGCATCGGGTTGCGGACGATCTGCTCCACGAGCATGGCGTATTCCGCGGGTTTTCCCAGCCGGGGCGGGAACGGCACCATTTGCCCGAGCGACGCCTGCACGTCGGCCGGCATGGCGAGCATCATGGGCGTCTCGAAGATGCCCGGTGCGATGGTCATCACGCGAATGCCGCTGCGCGAGAGGTCGCGTGCCACCGGCAACGTCAGGCTCGCAACGCCGCCTTTGGAGGCCGCATACGCTGCCTGGCCCATCTGACCGTCATACGCTGCCACCGAGGCAGTGTTGACGATCACGCCACGTTCGCCTTCGCCATTCGGCTCGCCCTGACTCATGGCGGTCGCCGCCAGCCGAATCATGTTGAACGTGCCGATCAGATTGATCTGGATGACGCGGGAGAAGGTGTCGAGGGGATGCGGCCCGTCGCGGCCCACGGTCTTGCTGCCAATCGCGATGCCCGCGCAGTTGACGAGGCCGCGTAGCGTGCCGAGTGCGCTTGCCGCTGCCACGGCAGCTTTGCCGTCGTCTTCGCGTGTGACATCGCATTTGACGAACTTGCCCCCGAGCTTCTCTGCGAGCGCTTCACCCTCATCGACATTCACGTCCGCGAGCACGACCTTCGCGCCGAGCCCGGCTAGCCAGCGCGCGGCGGCCGCGCCAAGCCCCGAGGCGCCACCGGTGATCAGAAACACATTGCCCTGAATTTCCATGCGTCATCCTCCTTTGGCAAAAAAGGCGGCGCAGTGTGAACTGGCCGCCTTTTTCTAAAGCGTCATGCGTGCCGACCTGACCGGGAATGCAGCGTACCGCATCGGGTCACGATGGCGACGATCGTGGGCTTACTTCAGTGCGTCGAACACACGGGCGCGGATTTCATCCACGCTGCCCTGGCCCGAGATCTTGCGATACTGCGGTGCCTCGACGATCGCGCCCGGGCTGCCATGCTTCGCCCAATCCGAATAATAGGCGACGAGCGGCTTGGTTTGCGATTCGTACACGGCGAGGCGCTTCTTGACGGTTTCTTCCTTGTCGTCGTCGCGCTGCACCAGCGGTTCGCCGGTGACGTCGTCCTTACCTTCCACCTTGGGCGGGTTGAACGTGACGTGATACGTGCGGCCCGATGCCGGGTGCGTGCGACGCCCGCTCATGCGAGTAATGATTTCGTCGAACGGCACATCGATTTCGAGCACGAAGTCGATCGCGACGCCGGCGTCTTTCATGGCTTCGGCCTGGGCAATCGTGCGCGGGAAACCGTCGAACAGATAGCCGTTCTTGCAATCGTCGGCGGTCAGGCGCTCGCGCACCATGCCGATGATGACGCCGTCCGGCACGAGGTCGCCTGCGTCCATGAAACGCTTGGCTTCAAGACCGAGTTGGGTGCCTTCCTTGATCGCGGCGCGCAGCATGTCGCCGGTCGAGATTTGCGGGATGCCGAATTTTTCTTTGATGAAAGTGGCTTGGGTGCCCTTGCCGGCCCCGGGTGCCCCCAACAAAATCAGACGCATCGATGACTCCTGAAAGTTTGTGATTTGTGAATGCTGTGCGTGCGGCAGGCAGGTGTGTTGCCGGCGATCGGCAGCGGTTGCGGGTCCTGTGACCGGCCAACCGTGCTGCGCGCAGACGACGCGCTCGGCAGGGCGCGACGCGCGCGACCGGGGGTCTGCTCGCGAGAATCAGAGCGATTATGCCACGACGTGCCCGCCCGGCGGCGTTTTGCCGAGTTGCGAAAATCGTGGCGTTGCGATTTCCGGGACGCTCGCGCGTGCTTTTCGCTAGCGCGGCAGCCCTGAGATTCGTGCGGGATCCGACTTCAGTTTTGCAGCAATGCGCGCACGCGTTCGAGATCGTCGGCGGTGTCGACGCCCGGGAGGGGCGCATCGTCCGTCACCAGCACCGCGATACGTTCACCATGCCAAAGCGCCCGGAGTTGCTCGAGCGATTCGGCGGTCTCGATCGGCGCTTGCGGCAGGCTCGGATAGCTGCGCAGAAACTTGGCGCGATAGGCGTAAAGCCCGATGTGACGGAAGATGGGCGTGGTGGCCGCAGGCAAGGTTGCCACGTTGGCAAGCCCGGCGGACCAGGCGTCGCGCGACCACGGAATCGGCGCGCGCGAGAAGTAGAGCGCCCGGCTATGCACGTCGAGCACAACCTTGACGACATTCGGAGAAAAGATTTCCGCGTTGTCGGTGATGGGGTGTGCGGCCGTCGAAAGGGCGCATTCCGGGTGTTCCGCCAGATGTGCGGCCACGGCATGCACAAGGCGCGGATCGATGAGCGGTTCGTCGCCCTGCACATTGACGACGATCGTGTCGTCGGACCATCCCTGTTGCACGGCCACTTCGGCCAGACGATCGGTACCCGTCGGGTGATCGGCTCGCGTCAACACGACGTCGAAGCCGTGGGCCGCAACGGCCTCGACCACACTTTGCGCATCGGTGGCGACCACCACCTGACGCGCGCCCGATTCACGCGCGCGTTCGGCCACGCGAACGACCATCGGCTTGCCGCCGATGTCGGCGAGCGGCTTGTTGGGCAGACGCGTCGACGCGAGGCGCGCGGGCACCACGGCAACGAAGTCGACGGTAGGGACCGATTGGCTCACGATGCGGACTTGTCGTCGTTCAGCGGCACAGGCGTGCCTTCGACAGACTGGCGTGCTTCATCGGCCAGCATGACGGGAATGCCGTCGCGAATCGGATAGGCGAGCTTGTCTGCGTGGCAAATCAGCTCCTGGGCTTTCTTGTCGTACTCCAGGGGGCCCTTGCACAACGGGCAGACGAGAATCTCAAACAGTCGGTTGTCCACGCAATTTCTCCACTACCAGTGATACGAGGCTCGCATCGAGCGCTGCCTCGGCAGGCACGGCCCACACTCGTGGGTCGGACCAGGTGACGCATTTTACTGCATCCTTTTCGGTGATCAGGATGGCATCGGCGGCAACGCCGTCGAACGGATTCGTCGCAAAGTCGTAATGATCGGGCAACGCCAACGTTTCGATTTGCAGGCCGGCGGCACGCAGCGCTGCGAAGAAGCGCTCAGGCGCGCCTATGCCCGCGGCGGCCAGCACGCGCTTGCCGGCAAAGTGCGAAAGCGGGCGAGTCAGTGACGGCTGGCTCACGCACCAGGCATCGCCCAACGTGAGCGTCAGTCGCCAGGTATTCGGCCAGTCGGGCAACGTTTTGCCGTAGGGATCGTTGACGAGATTGGCGTCGCGCCCACGCGACAGCGGCTCGCGCAACGGTCCGGCGGGCAGCAGAAAGCCATTCCCGCCCAAGCGATGATCGAAAACGGCGATCTCGACGTCGCGTGCCAGTGCGTAATGCTGAAGGCCGTCGTCGCAAATGATGACGTCACATGCCGGATGTGCGGCGAGCAGCGCCTGGCCGCCTTCGACCCGCGACGGCCACACCCACACGGGCGCGCCTGTGCGTTTCGCGATCAGCAGCGGTTCATCGCCAACGTCTTCCGGCCTTGCCATCTCGCTGACTTCGGTTGGGCGAGACAGTGTCGCCCCGTAGCCGCGGGAGAGCACCCCGGGCGTATAGCCTTGCGCGCGCAGTGCACCCGCGAGCGCGATGACGGTCGGGGTCTTGCCGGTGCCGCCAACGC
This window of the Pandoraea fibrosis genome carries:
- the kdsB gene encoding 3-deoxy-manno-octulosonate cytidylyltransferase, whose protein sequence is MVSQSVPTVDFVAVVPARLASTRLPNKPLADIGGKPMVVRVAERARESGARQVVVATDAQSVVEAVAAHGFDVVLTRADHPTGTDRLAEVAVQQGWSDDTIVVNVQGDEPLIDPRLVHAVAAHLAEHPECALSTAAHPITDNAEIFSPNVVKVVLDVHSRALYFSRAPIPWSRDAWSAGLANVATLPAATTPIFRHIGLYAYRAKFLRSYPSLPQAPIETAESLEQLRALWHGERIAVLVTDDAPLPGVDTADDLERVRALLQN
- a CDS encoding SDR family NAD(P)-dependent oxidoreductase, whose product is MEIQGNVFLITGGASGLGAAAARWLAGLGAKVVLADVNVDEGEALAEKLGGKFVKCDVTREDDGKAAVAAASALGTLRGLVNCAGIAIGSKTVGRDGPHPLDTFSRVIQINLIGTFNMIRLAATAMSQGEPNGEGERGVIVNTASVAAYDGQMGQAAYAASKGGVASLTLPVARDLSRSGIRVMTIAPGIFETPMMLAMPADVQASLGQMVPFPPRLGKPAEYAMLVEQIVRNPMLNGEVIRLDGAIRMQPK
- a CDS encoding Trm112 family protein — translated: MDNRLFEILVCPLCKGPLEYDKKAQELICHADKLAYPIRDGIPVMLADEARQSVEGTPVPLNDDKSAS
- a CDS encoding SirB1 family protein, with the translated sequence MANRMLEYFAALVASDDGLPLTEAAIAIAQDVYPDLDVQDTLTQIDALAARLAKRLPPDAGPLQKLQLLDHYFFRELGFSVNQNDYYDPDNSHLHVVLDRRRGIPISLAVLCMEIGHQIGLPLRGLSFPGHFLLRLAVPAGDVVIDPISGNSLSPQRLLEMVEPYLKHYRDESAEPIQELALWALLHPFLEPATPREILARMLRNLRAIYTQSERWERLLAVQERMVLVLPDQPIEKRDRGLAYARLGLVRPAQDDLELYLGKRPDAEDADAIRQVLDDLSRRPGSHG
- a CDS encoding Mpo1 family 2-hydroxy fatty acid dioxygenase; its protein translation is MKSLAQQMSFYQRYHRSPKNRLTHFFGVPMIILAVMQAFSWVPLGPSGLNATHVIVLVLLMYYFLLDVPLALAMTAFFAVLLAVTQHLARLPWPWALTVFGVLFLGGWIVQLIGHHFEGRKPALLDNLFQIFIAPMFLMAEVFFHFGYKPGLQRRVQELAAQSV
- the adk gene encoding adenylate kinase, which codes for MRLILLGAPGAGKGTQATFIKEKFGIPQISTGDMLRAAIKEGTQLGLEAKRFMDAGDLVPDGVIIGMVRERLTADDCKNGYLFDGFPRTIAQAEAMKDAGVAIDFVLEIDVPFDEIITRMSGRRTHPASGRTYHVTFNPPKVEGKDDVTGEPLVQRDDDKEETVKKRLAVYESQTKPLVAYYSDWAKHGSPGAIVEAPQYRKISGQGSVDEIRARVFDALK
- the lpxK gene encoding tetraacyldisaccharide 4'-kinase — protein: MPRLSGSLVHWVGAQWQRRGLLAWLLWPLSWIFGAIAAWRRLSFRQGWKTSTRLPVPVVVVGNLSVGGTGKTPTVIALAGALRAQGYTPGVLSRGYGATLSRPTEVSEMARPEDVGDEPLLIAKRTGAPVWVWPSRVEGGQALLAAHPACDVIICDDGLQHYALARDVEIAVFDHRLGGNGFLLPAGPLREPLSRGRDANLVNDPYGKTLPDWPNTWRLTLTLGDAWCVSQPSLTRPLSHFAGKRVLAAAGIGAPERFFAALRAAGLQIETLALPDHYDFATNPFDGVAADAILITEKDAVKCVTWSDPRVWAVPAEAALDASLVSLVVEKLRGQPTV